CGGGCAGATGATGCACTACGGCGGGGGGCCCCAGGGGGGCATGGAGGCCGGGATGCGGCAGAGGCCCGCCATGGTGGGGGGGCTGAACGGGCAGATGGGGCACCACCACCCCATGGGTGGAGGCATGATGTATGGCGGACagaaccagcagcagcagcagcagcaccagcaccacccgcagcagcagcagcagcaggcgcaGCAGCACCACATGCACCACCACCCACAgcagccccagcagcagcagcagtacctGAGCGGGGGGCTCACCTCACAGCAGCTCATGGCCAGCATGCACCTGCAGAAGCTGAACACGCAGTACCACGGCCACCCGCTAGGGGGCATGAACGGGAACCACACGGGCATCGGGCCGCAGTACCGGGTCGGGGCGGCCCAGCTGGCCGGGATGCAGCACATGGGCGGCCCGGCGCTGGGCCTCAACGGCTTCATGGACGCGGACCTGATAGACGAGGAGGTGCTGACCTCCCTGGTGATGGAGCTGGGTTTGGACCGGGTGCAGGAGCTGCCCGAGCTCTTCCTGGGCCAGAACGAGTTTGACTTCATCGCGGACTTCGTCAGCAAACAGCAGCCGAGCAGAGTCAGCTGCtaggagagagaacgagggatggacagatggggagggaggaagaggggcaACACAGAccaagaaggagagagggatggggagagagagggaggggttgtGAGCATGTTGGGATTTGGATGCAGGGCATAAGCGGGAGATGAcaatctttctgtttttaacttgtgctcatgggcctgtgtgtgtgcaccctaCACAGACATTCTTGTGCACGTCGGTGGGTGAATTTTGGCACCATCGGAACCGACCAGAAGCCCTGGATTCGCCAAGACCACAAAAACAAGAATGCCGATGCGATTCTGTGTTttggcccccccccctcgcccccttaGGGCGAAGGGGATCAGGGGAGTGGCCATCCCCTGCTTCCTGTCCATCGTGACAGGATGTGATGAATGTGACCTCCCTCCGCAGGATTTCAGCCAATCGGGACAATGTGCAGACACTGATGCCACACCTCCATCTACCGAGTTTTTAAGGcagttaaacaaaaacaaaaaacaaaaaaaaacaaaaaaagttatttatttcgCCCCATTGGGCTGAGTCCTGGAGAAGGTCCTGGAGAACAGAGGTTCTGCTTTCACTGATAATGGGGTTCACCTTTGACTGATAACTGGGTTCTATGTATTGGGGCGGGgttggggagggagaggagtctcctcagtgtgggggttgttttagatttttaatgaGCTGGTTTGAGGCCTGGTGCTTCACAACCAGCTCCTATAAGACACATCAGTTTATCcagaattttcttttctttgggggggggggtggttgatcTTACAGGGAACTCAAGTAAGTTTGGTGAGAATGGCGAGAGCTGTCACCTAAATTTGGAAGATTTTAAAGCCTCAAAACGCCCTCCTCATTTACGCAAGCAATGTGATGGGtcgctatttttattttctgtttttttaatttattttttccccagtgtgtTTGCATAGAGTTGGTCCTAATGTATGCTGGATGTTAATTTGCATTAAGATGGCAACACTATGTGCGGCTCCAATGCCTCCTTCAGATCCTGCCTGTGCTGGTGTCAGTCGCTTCTTATCTTACACTTCTCTGTAGTTGccagatccaaaaaaaaaacaaaaaaatccaaaaaccgaaaataaaaacaggttaaTTGCCGACATGAACTTCTCCTGTGACAGACGAGTGGAAGCAGAGATCCAGGGTCTCTGCGGACTGTAGAACTGCCTTAAttattctgcttttatttattactgattgatgattattattattattatttctcttgtgactgggtttttattttcgtGTACAATAAAGATTGCCTGGTTGCACTTGTGGCCTCTGGTTCCAGTGTTTAATATGAAGGGAATTGTGTGGAATGAACACGTTAacctgggagggggtgggggggtaatgctgaaaatgagggcggggccagccaGGGCCAGGGGGTGGGGCTATGGGAGGGGGGATGCTTTacaaggtgtttttttccctgtgtgtttGAATCTCCTGGTTTCCATAGtgacggggcggggcgagggggggatTGTGCCTGAATTCACCGGGTCGTGCTGCTCACCTGCGCTCTGACTCGgaggtgtctgtctgtccagccGTCTCTCTTTCCTGCTGGACACTCTGGGCCCTCTCAACAAGGCCGGACCGGGGGGTGGAGGCGCAGGCTCGGGACCCAAAATTTAGTCAGCACTTTAACCACGCGGGCTGTGCTGGAGCAGGGACACCTGCTGGGAACAAAAAGGCCTGGGTCCAGATTCATAGGGTGTCTCTGATCTGGGGTTAGTTTTGCATTCTCAGCTCATAATGGAGAAGGCCAGGACATGGCCAGGGAAGCTGATCCCAGAACAGCTCTCCTACTGCAAGATGCAAGACACAGACAGCGGCTCAGACAGCATCACAGAGCATTTCAGAGCACGACTGAGCCGATCTGAGTCCAGTTTTTCCTTTTAGCTCATGACGGATACGGCTGGGCTGTGGGCCAGGGAACCTGACCCCAGATCACCACGCATGCTCTGGGAGGTCTCATGAATGAAGGCTCCTGGACTTTGGAGTTTGGAGatcaagtcttttttttttttttaactttttttttttttttgcatggcgTTGAGTGATATGGGTAGATCTGTGCTGTGGTTATGCGCTGTCATGCTGAGATTATTAACTGTCATATGTTGAAGTTATGAGCTGTCGTGCTGAGGTTATGAGCTGTAGTGCTGAGGTTATAAGCTATAGTGCTGAGGTTATAAGCTGTTATGAACTGAGGTTATGATCTGTCGTGGCAGCCAGGTGTGAGCAGGGTAATGTCCTCTTGGCTATAACTCTGTGTTTGGACAGTAACTGAGTTTCAAAACCTGATCATCTCAGTCCTGCCCCTGTGGAGCCACTGTGCACTTCATTTTCAagggtgatttttttatttacccagCTGTTCTTTCCTTTAGGCATGTGAGAGACATTAAGCCTGAGTTATTTGGGAAGATGTCTCCTTCTTGAATTCTGCTACTACTGATCTGGTCAGCTTCAATAAGCTACaggatgttatttattttctgacatCCAGGTGTGTCTGGCCTATACTTCCTGCCTGGTCTTTATCTGGAACAGGCCTCACAGTGGTCACCCCTCTATTGTCTGAGACTGATCAGCCCTCTATTGTCTGAGACTGatcactcctctctctgtctgagacTGATCAGCCCTCTCTGTCTGAGACTGATCAGCCCTCTATTGTCTGAGACTGatcactgctctctctgtctgagacTGATCGCCCCTCTCTGTCTGAGACTGatcactgctctctgtctgagactgatcactgctctctgtctgagacTGATCGcccctctttctgtctgagACTGATCACTCATCTTTGTCTGAGACTGAtcactcctctctgtctgagACTGATCACTCATCTTTGTCTGAGACTGATCACTCATCTTTGTCTGAGACTGAtcactcctctctgtctgagACTGAtcgcctctctctgtctgagacTGATCGCCCCTCTCTGTCTGAGACTGTGGAACAGCCTCGTTTGGAGGGGCCTTCTAACCGTATGCAGCAGCCGGAGCGATCTGTACAGCCTGAGAATGACGAGCGATTAATGTAGTCTGAGAACACCGATGCCAGAGCGATGTATTCTGTCTGAGAACGCCGATGCCAGAGCGATTTATTCTGTCTGAGAACACCGATGGTGTAGTCTACagtaaagggtgtgtgtgtgtgtgtgtgtgtgtgtggggcggggtgtAGTCTACagtaaagggtgtgtgtgtgtgtgtggcagagtgtaGTCTACagtaaagggtgtgtgtgtgtgtgtggctgggtgtAGTCTACagtaaagggtgtgtgtgtgtgtgtgtgtgtgtgtggcggagTGTAGTCTACAGtaaaggttgtgtgtgtgtgtgtgtgtgtgtgtgtggcagagtgtaGTCTACagtaaagggtgtgtgtgtgtgtggcagagtgtaGTCTACAGTaaagggtgtgtgcgtgtgtgtgtgtgtggcagagtgtaGTCTACagtaaagggtgtgtgtgtgtgtgtgtgtgtgtgtgtgtgtggcagagtgtaGTCTACAGTaaagggtgtgtttgtgtgtgtgtgtgtgtgtgtggcggggtgTAGTCTACagtaaagggtgtgtgtgtgtgtgtgtgtggcagagtgtaGTCTACAgtaaaggctgtgtgtgtgtgtgtgtgtggcagagtgtaGTCTACagtaaagggtgtgtgtgtgtgtgtgtgtgtgtgtggcagggtgtAGTCTACagtaaagggtgtgtgtgtgtgtgtgtggcagagtgtaGTCTACagtaaagggtgtgtgtgtgtgtgtgtgtgtgtgtggcagagtgtaGTCTACagtaaagggtgtgtgtgtgtgtgtgtgtgtgtgtgtgtggcagagtgtaGTCTACAgtaaaggggtgtgtgtgtgtgtgtgtgtgtgtgtgtgtgtggcagagtgtaGTCTACAgtaaaggctgtgtgtgtgtgtgtgtgtggcagagtgtaGTCTACagtaaagggtgtgtgtgtgtgtgtgtgtgtggcagagtgtaGTCTACagtaaagggtgtgtgtgtgtgtgtgcgtgtgagtggcAGAGTGTAGTCTACagtaaagggtgtgtgtgtgtgtgtgtgtgtggcagagtgtaGTCTACagtaaagggtgtgtgtgtgtgtgtgtgtgtggtgtgtgagtgtgtgtgtgtgtgtgtgtgtgtgtgtgtgtgtgtgtgagtgtgagtgtgtgtgtgtgtgtgtgcgtgtgtggcggGGTGTGTTCTCCAGTAGACGTGCGCCACACTGCCCAGCGGAGCTCGCAGACGTTAGGAAACTGATGATGCACTTTTCACTTCCAGCAACACCGAAAACAATTTAACAGAAAGGGTTTCGCTGAGGGGAAGCGGTTTggccggagggggcggggcttggggctCGTCTGCATTATTCGAAACCCTGAGGTGTGCGAGAAGATAAGGGCGTGGGCAGTTCCTCAGAAGGGTTTTCCTGAATAAAAATatcagagaggggggaggggggtcccgTGGCCGTTTGAGGACACCGCCCTT
This window of the Anguilla anguilla isolate fAngAng1 chromosome 1, fAngAng1.pri, whole genome shotgun sequence genome carries:
- the cited4b gene encoding cbp/p300-interacting transactivator 4b; this translates as MAEHLMMSMNHGGAGGGLHGYRMGMNGGLQGGPQQHAGPAGLRGLPNGQMMHYGGGPQGGMEAGMRQRPAMVGGLNGQMGHHHPMGGGMMYGGQNQQQQQQHQHHPQQQQQQAQQHHMHHHPQQPQQQQQYLSGGLTSQQLMASMHLQKLNTQYHGHPLGGMNGNHTGIGPQYRVGAAQLAGMQHMGGPALGLNGFMDADLIDEEVLTSLVMELGLDRVQELPELFLGQNEFDFIADFVSKQQPSRVSC